In Flavobacterium endoglycinae, one DNA window encodes the following:
- a CDS encoding DUF6443 domain-containing protein produces the protein MKNRLLYIIFLQLSAFWGYAQQIDSLKTQPIQTPAAAAVDPGGEDPTGYQWNRDFDKDGYGDPAVYVFSQTKPNGYVSNQQDLDDTNPNITYIPPQYFYRDADGDTYGNPGVSVYYSVKPAGYVTNNSDYDDTTANITNIAPQTFYKDNDNDTFGNSAGGTVFYSVKPAGYANNNLDCNDADAALNPNTKWYLDNDLDTLGDPLTFVTQCLKPTGNYVRNNTDNCPLVFGTSTDCASLAAPSQDQNYVITKTYKQPSQTVYTTLDANKAKVDITYFDGLGRPVQKNASQQSNTGKDIITPIEYDIYGRQIKEYLPYKSEGYNMAFETAAVNNLTSYYGTPNSTKNGNPALEATNYPYSEKSLENSPLSRAVKQAAPGNDWRLGLGHEIKMDYLTNAASDVKSFNAITTWNSTLGLYDISLGNAAANVFYDASQLTKTVTYDENTTAAPTELNGAAVEFKNKLGQVILKRTYGKVGTGITNEKHDTYYVYDQYGNLTYVIPPKADAALTTTILNDLCYQYKYDYRNRLVEKKLPGKQWEFIVYDKLDRAVAAGPANSPFSDLTSTGWAVTKYDAFNRAILTAWMPGTVTTADRKTWQDAQNAVTANPSETKIAAATNTAVNGVAFRYSNTVWPTSGYHVLTVNYYDDYNFPNAPTIPASVESQPVYYNTTVKPKGLATGSWVRVLETSTLYKNESSYILYDAKTRPIRNYLQNHLGGYTYTDSNLDPFSGELQYSITRHKRLSTDAELTTKDVFTYSAQDRLLTQTHQINGGTVELIAANTYDELGQLVSKKVGNTAAAPAQKVDYTYNIRGWLAAVNDINALSKTGDPKDLFAFKINYNTTATAGVSALYNGNISETYWTSSNSETIIRGYGYAYDNLNRLRTGIFKQNGTINNYYDETLTYDKNGNIMTLVRNGDAASIKQIDNLVYSYGSGNSLNQLTKVADNATTYKAGGFVDSAANTIDDYSYDANGNVTKDNNKNITAIAYNHLNLPAKITFATTGNIVYLYNAAGQKVQKIVTVTSPASITTTDYLGGYQYDNSSLKFFPTAEGYVEPVSGAYKYIYQYKDHLGNVRLSYDKTLAIKEESNFYPFGLKQEGYNTVKTGVENKYKYNGKELQDELGLNMYDYGARNYDPSLGRWMNIDPLGEKYFKSSPYVYVANSPIVAFDPDGQKILFVNGHYNGLVGWLIGSSSGGESYWDKGFAKAAQNFFGDYSKVTDANYINGSSMFGGDSSGSDREQDGYDYAEKNYSTLVEGLGKDEAFELVTHSEGGAYGAGIARYLMLRGHTVKTIVHLSTDEADEFDTPFGPDTYQLSYSGDWVTGNKEIDNVSVFAIVDKFKSKSDKFQYAHGSTKSSSVFKELKALLKAIKDHKGISGFRAYETKNGVKFEVIRNYTEEEEQEEK, from the coding sequence ATGAAAAACAGATTATTATATATTATATTTCTCCAGCTGTCTGCTTTTTGGGGTTATGCACAGCAGATAGATTCTCTTAAAACCCAGCCCATCCAAACTCCCGCGGCGGCGGCAGTCGACCCGGGTGGTGAAGATCCGACAGGATATCAATGGAACCGTGATTTTGATAAAGATGGTTACGGAGATCCTGCCGTTTATGTTTTCAGCCAGACCAAACCAAATGGATATGTTTCCAATCAGCAGGATTTAGATGATACAAATCCTAATATTACATACATTCCGCCGCAGTATTTTTATAGAGATGCAGATGGCGATACGTATGGAAATCCAGGCGTAAGTGTTTATTATAGTGTTAAACCGGCGGGTTATGTTACCAATAATTCAGATTATGATGATACGACAGCCAATATAACTAATATTGCACCTCAGACTTTTTATAAGGATAACGATAATGATACCTTTGGAAATTCGGCAGGAGGAACGGTTTTCTATAGTGTAAAACCAGCAGGATATGCCAATAATAATTTGGATTGTAATGATGCTGATGCTGCATTAAATCCTAATACAAAATGGTACTTAGACAATGATCTGGATACTCTTGGCGACCCGCTTACATTTGTAACGCAATGTTTAAAACCAACAGGTAACTATGTAAGGAATAATACAGATAACTGTCCTTTGGTCTTTGGTACAAGTACAGATTGTGCAAGTTTAGCAGCTCCATCTCAGGATCAAAATTATGTTATTACTAAAACTTACAAACAGCCTTCCCAGACGGTTTATACTACTCTGGATGCTAACAAAGCCAAAGTAGATATTACTTATTTTGATGGATTAGGAAGGCCTGTTCAAAAAAATGCAAGCCAGCAGTCGAATACCGGAAAAGACATTATTACTCCTATTGAGTACGATATTTATGGAAGACAGATAAAAGAATACCTGCCGTATAAGTCAGAAGGTTATAATATGGCTTTTGAAACTGCGGCGGTTAATAATTTAACGTCATATTATGGTACTCCAAATTCTACGAAAAATGGAAACCCGGCTTTAGAAGCGACAAATTACCCGTATAGTGAAAAATCGTTAGAAAATTCTCCTTTAAGTAGAGCAGTAAAACAGGCTGCTCCCGGAAATGATTGGAGATTGGGTTTAGGTCACGAAATAAAAATGGATTATTTGACTAATGCGGCTAGTGATGTAAAAAGTTTTAATGCCATTACAACCTGGAATAGTACATTAGGATTGTATGATATATCTTTAGGAAATGCAGCAGCAAATGTTTTTTATGATGCCAGCCAGCTTACAAAAACAGTTACTTATGATGAGAATACTACTGCAGCTCCAACAGAATTAAACGGAGCAGCTGTAGAGTTTAAAAATAAATTAGGGCAGGTTATCCTAAAAAGGACATATGGAAAAGTAGGAACAGGAATAACTAATGAAAAACATGACACTTATTATGTGTATGACCAGTACGGAAACCTTACCTATGTAATTCCTCCAAAAGCTGACGCTGCACTTACTACAACAATCCTAAACGATTTATGCTATCAGTACAAATATGATTATCGTAACCGACTTGTTGAGAAAAAACTGCCGGGAAAGCAGTGGGAGTTTATCGTTTATGATAAACTAGACAGAGCAGTAGCTGCTGGACCTGCAAATTCACCATTTAGCGATTTAACCTCTACAGGATGGGCAGTAACTAAATACGATGCCTTCAATCGTGCAATTCTTACAGCATGGATGCCGGGTACAGTTACAACTGCCGATAGAAAAACGTGGCAGGATGCCCAGAATGCAGTTACGGCAAATCCTAGTGAAACTAAAATTGCTGCGGCAACAAATACGGCTGTAAATGGCGTGGCTTTTCGTTACAGTAATACTGTATGGCCAACATCTGGATATCATGTACTAACGGTTAATTATTATGACGATTATAATTTTCCTAATGCGCCAACAATTCCAGCCTCTGTGGAATCACAGCCGGTATATTACAATACAACTGTAAAACCAAAAGGACTTGCTACAGGTTCCTGGGTACGTGTTTTAGAAACCAGTACTTTGTATAAAAATGAGTCCTCATACATATTATATGACGCAAAGACGAGACCTATTCGTAACTATCTTCAAAACCATTTAGGAGGATATACCTATACAGATAGTAATCTTGATCCTTTTTCAGGAGAACTGCAGTACAGCATCACCAGACATAAACGATTAAGCACTGATGCAGAACTGACCACTAAAGATGTTTTCACCTACTCTGCCCAGGACCGTTTACTTACTCAGACCCATCAGATAAATGGAGGCACTGTTGAATTAATTGCGGCTAATACTTATGATGAATTAGGGCAGCTGGTTTCTAAAAAAGTAGGAAACACAGCCGCAGCACCAGCCCAGAAAGTGGATTACACCTATAACATCCGCGGATGGCTGGCAGCCGTAAACGATATAAACGCGCTTTCTAAAACCGGAGACCCGAAAGATTTATTTGCTTTTAAGATCAATTACAATACTACGGCTACAGCAGGAGTTAGTGCTTTATATAATGGAAATATTTCAGAAACGTATTGGACAAGCAGCAACTCTGAAACCATAATAAGAGGTTACGGATATGCATATGATAATTTAAATCGTTTAAGAACCGGTATTTTTAAACAGAATGGAACTATCAATAATTACTACGACGAAACCCTGACTTACGACAAAAACGGAAACATTATGACTCTGGTACGTAATGGAGATGCGGCATCTATCAAACAAATTGATAATTTAGTTTACAGCTACGGTTCTGGTAATAGTTTAAACCAGCTTACAAAAGTAGCCGATAACGCGACAACTTACAAAGCAGGCGGTTTTGTAGACAGTGCAGCCAATACCATAGATGATTACAGCTACGATGCTAACGGCAATGTAACCAAAGATAATAACAAGAATATCACAGCCATTGCCTACAATCATTTAAACCTGCCAGCCAAAATTACTTTTGCCACAACAGGAAACATTGTATATCTTTACAATGCAGCAGGGCAGAAAGTGCAGAAAATTGTAACGGTTACTTCGCCGGCAAGTATTACAACCACTGATTATCTGGGAGGTTACCAGTATGATAATAGTTCATTGAAATTTTTCCCAACTGCTGAGGGTTACGTTGAACCTGTTTCTGGGGCCTATAAATATATTTACCAGTACAAAGATCATCTCGGCAATGTGCGTTTAAGCTATGACAAAACACTTGCAATTAAAGAAGAAAGTAATTTCTATCCTTTCGGGCTGAAACAGGAAGGATATAATACGGTTAAAACCGGTGTTGAGAATAAGTATAAGTACAACGGAAAAGAACTCCAAGACGAGTTGGGACTTAACATGTATGACTATGGAGCACGTAATTACGATCCATCATTAGGACGATGGATGAATATAGACCCTTTAGGAGAGAAGTACTTTAAATCTAGTCCATACGTATATGTAGCAAATTCACCTATTGTGGCATTTGACCCAGATGGTCAAAAGATTCTATTTGTTAATGGTCATTATAATGGTTTGGTAGGTTGGTTAATTGGTTCTAGCTCTGGTGGTGAAAGCTACTGGGATAAAGGCTTTGCAAAAGCGGCTCAGAATTTCTTCGGAGATTATTCAAAAGTTACTGATGCCAACTATATCAATGGTTCTTCAATGTTTGGAGGTGATTCCAGCGGATCAGATAGAGAACAAGATGGATATGACTATGCAGAAAAAAATTATAGTACACTTGTTGAAGGCTTGGGTAAAGACGAAGCATTTGAGCTGGTTACTCACAGCGAAGGTGGTGCTTACGGAGCAGGAATAGCGAGATATCTTATGTTAAGAGGACATACGGTAAAAACAATTGTTCATCTTTCTACAGATGAAGCTGATGAATTTGATACACCCTTCGGGCCTGATACTTATCAGTTGAGTTACAGTGGAGATTGGGTCACAGGAAATAAAGAAATTGATAACGTTAGTGTTTTTGCTATAGTTGACAAATTTAAATCAAAATCAGATAAATTTCAATATGCACACGGTTCAACCAAAAGTTCTTCAGTTTTCAAAGAATTAAAAGCATTGCTAAAAGCCATAAAAGACCATAAAGGTATTTCTGGATTTAGAGCTTACGAAACTAAAAATGGTGTTAAATTTGAAGTGATTCGAAACTATACGGAAGAAGAGGAACAAGAAGAAAAATAA
- a CDS encoding IS1 family transposase (programmed frameshift), which produces MESNQITCYRCVDAIRKMIKYGKTKSGNQRYICRACGKTRVGNYAYLSYKADINQHIIQLTKEGLGIRSTARILKISTTMLLKRIVFITRNITKPVISRGKTYEVDELCTYIRYKKNYIWLVYALEKNSKTVVSFNVGKRTNKTLNRVLETLKLSETKKIFTDRLKNYKYLINEKMHSVKRFGTNHIERKNLTLRTHLKRLNRRTICFSKNLVIFTAVLKIYFWI; this is translated from the exons ATGGAGTCAAACCAGATTACGTGTTACAGATGTGTTGATGCTATTCGAAAGATGATAAAATATGGAAAGACAAAGTCTGGTAATCAAAGATATATTTGCAGAGCATGCGGGAAAACTAGAGTTG GAAATTATGCATATCTGTCTTATAAAGCAGATATAAATCAGCATATTATCCAATTAACTAAAGAAGGATTGGGAATAAGAAGCACGGCAAGAATATTGAAAATATCAACGACAATGTTGTTAAAGAGAATCGTTTTTATCACCCGAAATATTACTAAACCAGTTATCAGCAGAGGCAAGACTTATGAAGTCGATGAGCTGTGCACTTATATAAGATACAAGAAAAATTATATCTGGCTGGTTTATGCATTGGAAAAGAATTCTAAAACAGTTGTGAGTTTTAATGTTGGAAAACGAACCAATAAAACGCTTAACCGTGTTCTGGAAACTTTAAAATTATCAGAAACTAAAAAGATATTTACAGACAGATTAAAAAACTACAAGTATTTGATTAATGAGAAAATGCATTCTGTAAAGCGTTTTGGAACTAATCATATTGAAAGAAAGAATCTGACACTCAGAACACATCTTAAAAGATTAAATCGACGCACAATCTGCTTCAGTAAAAATTTAGTAATATTTACTGCTGTTTTGAAGATTTACTTTTGGATTTGA